GTCCGATAAAGGACTACATTGAGAGCACCATACGGGAGATATCAAAGTCAAGAGAGCTTCTGGCAAGCGATATTGACGTGTATCCCGATCATATAAGGCTTAATATAGCGGCAAGCCCGATGGAGTCGCCTTACAGCATCGTCAAAGCGCTCAAGAACCTGACATGGTCTTTTCTTGTGTTGAAATTCCCGGAGATCAAGGCTGCGCTGTCAGACGGGCTATGGTCATCGTCATACTATATCGTCACTGTCGAAGAGGTAGATAAAAGGACAATCGACGAATACGTGGCCGCACATAACGATTCTAACATGGTCAAGCTTGTAGCATGAGCCTCATATGAGGGCGCCCAGCAAAAATCCTAGCAGTGCCAGGATCATTGCCACCATCGTCACCTTTCTCATTTTTCCGACCGTCTTAATATCATGGCTCCCGAGCAGCTTTACGCATACCCATGTGAGCACGGCTAACGATGCTGCTGCAAATACTGCATATACCGGGTCAAGGTAATATGACGGGTCCAGGCTCTCGAAAAAGAACGGCAGCGGCGCCAGTACCATCCCCGCCGCGTAAAGTCCTACGGCCATGTATTTTGCCTTTTCCTCCCCATAGACACGCGCTATCGTCTTAACATCCCTCAGCGCATCGCCTTCTACGTCCATTATTCCTTTCATGATCTCCCTGCCGACGCCTATCAGGAACGCTATCGCGGAAAGCACATAAAGAACATATGAATTCTCAAAGAGGACGCTGGCGAACAGGAAAGGGGATGCCATGGTGAAGCTGATGTAAATATTGCCCCATATCCCGTACTCCTTAAGTTTTACGTTGTACAGTATGCTGAAGGCTATCAGGAGTATGAGCACTATGATGGCCCCGATGTTATTCATGAATGTGATCGATATTATGCTTAGTATGAAAGTGATGACAGTAAGCCAGAGGGCTTCGTTCTTCGTAATATCTCCCCTGACGATAGGACGATCAGTCCGGTTATTCTTTATATCGACCTCTACGTCATAATAATCATTCAGGGCGAATGCTCCCATCTCGGCGAATATCGCTGCAAGGCTTCCTGCTAGCGCCACCTGAAGGTCAGGCATGCCTCTGTAAGCGATCATTAAGCTGATGACAAGGCTAAAAGCATAGATTAGGCCGTGTTCCAGCCTGGTTAGCTCCCATATAGCCTTCATTTTTTTAAAGACCATAAAATGTTCTCCGTAGGACAGCAAATATAAAGCATAATCAGTATTATCCTATAAAACGATTTTCTATGGAAGGAGAAAAAGCGAGACTGTACGTGTACCATGCCAGGCAGGACGACCCGAAAAAGTGCACTGCCAGGCGTATGAAACAATTCGGCCTCGTCACGATGTATGAGTCCATAGAGAAGCTTCCTTTCGGCGCGATCCTGCTTGATCCGACGGCGGGCAAAGCCATATCGCCGGCAGACAGGCAATATGCCCAAAAGGGCATAGTGGTACTTGACTGCACATGGGAAGAGGTGGAAAGGGTGTTCCCCATGCTAAAGGTCAAGCATATGGAGAACCGTGCCCTGCCCTATATGCTCGCGGCGAACCCGATGAACTACGGGAGGCCTTTCATGTTCAATTCCGCTGAAGCGTTCGTTGCCGCCCTGTACATTCTTGGGTATAAGGAACAGGCATTTGAGGTCGCTTCCAGGTTCAAGTGGGGAGAGACGTTCTTCGCGCTGAACAGAGAGCCTCTGGAGGCATATGCCGCGGCTAAAGATTCTGCCGATATAATAGAGATACAAAAAGAGTTCATGCCGTGAACTGTGAGTCCCATTAATTCATAATTTTATTATATCCCCATTTTCACCGCAATGCGCACGAAGGCGAATAAGGACCACCAGTTTTCCACCAAGAAGGGCGCTATGGGCACAAGGGTTCACAAAGGACTTTTAAGAAGATTAACATATACTTAAAAAATTTGTGTACCTTACTTGCCTTTGTGCGCTTCGTGGTGAAAAATAGCGTCCTTAGTTGCCTTTGTGGTAGGCTTGATCACAGTAGAACAGAAACATAAATTGTGGAAATTACAGGACCTAGCAAAGAGTATTTAGGCGCCCTTCACAGCAGCCTGTTATCGAATTTTCCCGGACCTTCTATCGTGAGCACTACCAGAGGGCTATTCCCCACGTTCTTGATCCCGTGGGATCTTCCCGGAGGCGATACCATCATCATGCCTTCGTCTACCATCAGCGGCTCATTCTCGGCAGAGCGGTACTCGCCCATGCCGCCCATGACGATCATTATACACTCCGAGTCGGTATGCTTATGGAACGGCAGCGTCTGCCCCATCATGACAGTCCAGAGCCTTATGCGATGGTCTTTAGACTCATACACCGGCACCTCGTTCGGTGTCAGCTTCTTACCCTGCCGGTAGTCATCAAGATCAAAGACCCTTTTCGCCTCTTCCTTTAATATGTCCGATTCCTGCATCACGATGCCTCATAACTCAATATCATCTATGTGCTGATAATTGAAAGCCGGGTAGATGGCGATTAAAACTTTCAATGACCTAGGGAAAACATGATTTAGTATAGCCGCATCAAATCCCTTTATATGAAAATAGCCGAACTTGACATGCCCGATGCCTTAAAGGACTTTTATATTGGCTCAGGGATAACCGAACTATATGAGCCTCAGGCAGAGGCCGTGAAGAAGGGCTTAATCGAGGGAAAAAACCTTCTGGCGGCGATACCTACGGCGAGCGGTAAGACCCTGCTGGCAGAGATGGCGATGATAAGGTCGGTCGCGCGCGGAGGCAAGGCGATATACATCGTCCCTCTTAAAGCCCTGGCATCCGAGAAGTATGACAGGTTCGTCGAATTCTCAAACCTTAACATAAAAGAGGGCGGGGTCAGGGTCGGTATCGCGACAGGGGATTATGACTCAAAGGACGAGTGGCTGGGAGAAAAGGACATAATAGTTGCCACTTCGGAAAAGACAGACTCATTATTACGGAACGGGGCCACATGGCTCTCGAACCTTTCCGTGGTCGTGGCCGATGAGGTGCATCTCATAGATTCGGCCAACAGGGGCCCCACTCTAGAGGTCACCATAGCGAAGCTGATGAAGCTTAACCCGGACATACAGGTGCTGGCGCTTTCTGCGACCATCGGCAACGCGAAGTCCCTGGCAAAATGGATGAAAGCAGAGCTTGTCCTCAGCGAATGGAGGCCGACGAAGCTGAAAGAGGGAGTGTTCTTCGGCAGGGCTATCAAGTTCACGAATGATAAAAGAGTGTTAAACTCCGCCGGACCCGACGAAGTGCTTTCCCTTGTGACGGACACTCTGGAGGAAGGGGGTCAGTGCCTCGTGTTCGCGAATACGCGTAAAAGCAGCGAGAGCATAGCACAGAAGCTCGCGAGGTCTCTCTCGAAGAAATTAACTGATGAGCAAAAGGCTGATTTTCTAAAGATAAGGCAGCAGGTCATGAGCCATGCGGAGACCGACATATGCGAAAAGCTGGCGAACTGCGTCGCATGCGGCGTGGCCTTCCATCATGCAGGCCTGAAGAGCGAGCACAGGCGGATTGTGGAGGACTCGTTCAAGAAGAACATAATTAAGGTAATAGCGTGTACGCCGACACTTGCTGCAGGGCTTAACCTGCCCGCCAGAAGGGTCATAATAAGGGATTATAAGCGCTTTGATGTTAACTACGGGAGCGTGCCGATACCGGTGCTTGAGTATAAACAGATGGCGGGCCGTGCGGGCAGGCCAAGGCTTGACCCGTATGGTGAAGCGGTCCTTATAGCTAAGAACTATGACGAGTTCGAAGAGCTTATGGAGAACTATGTTCTTGCCGGGCCGGAGCAGATCACTTCCCGTCTCGGGACCGAGCCAGCGATGAGAGCCCATGTGCTGTCGGCGGTGGCCACTGACTTCTGCAGGAGCAGGGATGATATAAAAGAGTTCATGGATACCACTTTCTTCGCATACCAGAGAGGTGACCTGTCCTCTGTCCTGGATAATGTCCTTGACTTTTTAAAGGTCGAGAACATGATCGTGGAGAGCAAAGGGGGGAGCTTAAAGGCCACTGAACTGGGCAAGCTCACATCCAGGCTTTATATCGACCCGCTGTCATCGTCCATTATAGTTAAAGGGCTTGAGTCGGCGAAGAAGAAAAAGGATGATAACACCGAATTCGGGATGTTACACCTGATATGCTCGACGCCGGACATAAAGCAGCTTTACCTGAAAAGGAACGACTACTCGTGGATAGCAAAATATACGGACCAGCATATTAGCGATTTTCTGATCGATATCCCCGATAGCTATGCGGACGAGATAGATTTCGAGCAATTCCTGTCAAGCGTCAAGACCGCTGCGCTCGCCGAGATGTGGATAAACGAAAAGAGCGAGGAGGAGATAACCTCGTTCTACGGCATCGGGCCCGGCGACATAAGGAATCTCATGGACACGTGCGTGTGGCTCATGCATGCGACGGCCGAGATATCTGGCATGACAGGAGCCCCCGTCACGAGGCTTTCAAGAGAGCTAGGAATCAGGCTGGAGAACGGTGCCAGCCGCGAGCT
The nucleotide sequence above comes from Methanooceanicella nereidis. Encoded proteins:
- the tnpA gene encoding IS200/IS605 family transposase; this translates as MFSINYHIVLITKNRRPVFIGPIKDYIESTIREISKSRELLASDIDVYPDHIRLNIAASPMESPYSIVKALKNLTWSFLVLKFPEIKAALSDGLWSSSYYIVTVEEVDKRTIDEYVAAHNDSNMVKLVA
- a CDS encoding UbiA family prenyltransferase — translated: MVFKKMKAIWELTRLEHGLIYAFSLVISLMIAYRGMPDLQVALAGSLAAIFAEMGAFALNDYYDVEVDIKNNRTDRPIVRGDITKNEALWLTVITFILSIISITFMNNIGAIIVLILLIAFSILYNVKLKEYGIWGNIYISFTMASPFLFASVLFENSYVLYVLSAIAFLIGVGREIMKGIMDVEGDALRDVKTIARVYGEEKAKYMAVGLYAAGMVLAPLPFFFESLDPSYYLDPVYAVFAAASLAVLTWVCVKLLGSHDIKTVGKMRKVTMVAMILALLGFLLGALI
- a CDS encoding DUF367 family protein, coding for MEGEKARLYVYHARQDDPKKCTARRMKQFGLVTMYESIEKLPFGAILLDPTAGKAISPADRQYAQKGIVVLDCTWEEVERVFPMLKVKHMENRALPYMLAANPMNYGRPFMFNSAEAFVAALYILGYKEQAFEVASRFKWGETFFALNREPLEAYAAAKDSADIIEIQKEFMP
- a CDS encoding cupin domain-containing protein; protein product: MQESDILKEEAKRVFDLDDYRQGKKLTPNEVPVYESKDHRIRLWTVMMGQTLPFHKHTDSECIMIVMGGMGEYRSAENEPLMVDEGMMMVSPPGRSHGIKNVGNSPLVVLTIEGPGKFDNRLL
- a CDS encoding ATP-dependent DNA helicase, translating into MKIAELDMPDALKDFYIGSGITELYEPQAEAVKKGLIEGKNLLAAIPTASGKTLLAEMAMIRSVARGGKAIYIVPLKALASEKYDRFVEFSNLNIKEGGVRVGIATGDYDSKDEWLGEKDIIVATSEKTDSLLRNGATWLSNLSVVVADEVHLIDSANRGPTLEVTIAKLMKLNPDIQVLALSATIGNAKSLAKWMKAELVLSEWRPTKLKEGVFFGRAIKFTNDKRVLNSAGPDEVLSLVTDTLEEGGQCLVFANTRKSSESIAQKLARSLSKKLTDEQKADFLKIRQQVMSHAETDICEKLANCVACGVAFHHAGLKSEHRRIVEDSFKKNIIKVIACTPTLAAGLNLPARRVIIRDYKRFDVNYGSVPIPVLEYKQMAGRAGRPRLDPYGEAVLIAKNYDEFEELMENYVLAGPEQITSRLGTEPAMRAHVLSAVATDFCRSRDDIKEFMDTTFFAYQRGDLSSVLDNVLDFLKVENMIVESKGGSLKATELGKLTSRLYIDPLSSSIIVKGLESAKKKKDDNTEFGMLHLICSTPDIKQLYLKRNDYSWIAKYTDQHISDFLIDIPDSYADEIDFEQFLSSVKTAALAEMWINEKSEEEITSFYGIGPGDIRNLMDTCVWLMHATAEISGMTGAPVTRLSRELGIRLENGASRELLDLIELSGVGRVRARSLYDAGYTSREKLKGADLKSLAAIPAIGEKLAAGILGQLGRKVDHVAPEEPEQTRTGQSTLFSFDE